From a single Nostoc edaphicum CCNP1411 genomic region:
- a CDS encoding valine--tRNA ligase encodes MTVTIPNLPSLYDPFSTEAKWQKFWEDNQVYKADPNKGGEPYCIVIPPPNVTGSLHMGHAFESALIDTLVRYHRMRGRNTLWLPGTDHASIAVHSMLEKQLKTEGKTRYELGREKFLERAWQWKAESEGTILNQLRRLGVSVDWSRERFTLDEGLSKAVVEAFTRLYEEGLIYRGEYLVNWCPASQSAVSDVEVENQEVNGNLWHFRYPLTDGSGFVEVATTRPETMLGDTAVAVNPNDDRYKHLIGKTLTLPILQREIPIIGDEFVDPTFGTGCVKVTPAHDPNDFDMGKRHNLPLINIMNKDGTLNANAGEFQGQDRFVARKNVVSRLEADGFLVKIEDYKHTVPYSDRGKVPIEPLLSTQWFVKIRPLADNTLEFLDQQTSPEFVPQRWTKVYRDWLVKLKDWCISRQLWWGHQIPAWYAISETDGQITDNTPFVVAKSEAEAWEKAKLQFGENVNLEQDPDVLDTWFSSGLWPFSTLGWPEQTQDLATYYPTTTLVTGFDIIFFWVARMTMMAGHFTQQMPFQTVYIHGLVLDEKGQKMSKTKGNGIDPLLLIDKYGTDALRYTLIREVAGAGQDIRLEYDRKKDESASVEASRNFANKLWNAARFVMMNLDGQTPQQLGNPVATELSDRWIISRYHQVIKQTTNYIDNYGLGEAAKGLYEFIWGDFCDQYIELVKSRLQADADPASRRVAQQTLGYILEGIMKLLHPFMPHITEEIWQTLTQQPADSPQTLPLQIYPQIDANLIDSALEEQFELLIATIRTIRNLRAEADIKPGVKVTANLQTESKKEREILTAGQSYIKDLAKVETLSITDKQENQTVAPKKPQRGLKTIGLIIVAIIFGRLGLAVGYAIDDIPIVGTFFELVGFGYTAWFISQNLLTAQARLRLWGRFFPQRELEQPQEPENAIAGVIGTIQVLIPLSGVVDIEVVRAKLEKSLSKAEAEVQSLNIRLNNPSFVDRARADVVQGARDALAEAQKQAEILRERLKGLS; translated from the coding sequence ATGACCGTAACCATTCCCAATCTTCCCAGTCTCTACGACCCTTTTTCCACTGAAGCCAAGTGGCAAAAATTCTGGGAAGACAACCAAGTTTACAAAGCTGACCCCAACAAAGGCGGCGAACCTTACTGTATCGTCATTCCACCGCCGAATGTCACCGGCAGTTTGCACATGGGACACGCATTTGAAAGTGCGTTGATTGATACTCTTGTGCGCTACCACCGGATGCGGGGGCGCAATACCCTGTGGCTACCCGGAACTGACCACGCCAGCATTGCTGTGCATAGTATGCTGGAAAAGCAACTCAAGACAGAGGGTAAAACTCGCTACGAATTGGGGCGTGAGAAGTTCCTAGAACGCGCTTGGCAATGGAAAGCGGAGTCTGAGGGAACGATTCTGAATCAGCTACGACGCTTGGGTGTCTCGGTGGACTGGTCACGGGAAAGGTTTACCTTGGATGAGGGTTTATCTAAAGCTGTTGTCGAGGCATTTACTCGTCTTTACGAGGAAGGCTTAATTTATCGTGGTGAATATTTAGTTAACTGGTGTCCAGCTTCTCAGTCGGCTGTGTCTGATGTAGAAGTAGAAAATCAAGAGGTGAATGGCAATCTCTGGCACTTCCGCTATCCTCTCACCGATGGTTCCGGTTTTGTCGAGGTGGCGACAACTAGACCAGAAACGATGCTGGGCGATACGGCTGTAGCAGTTAATCCCAATGACGATCGCTACAAACATCTCATCGGCAAAACTCTAACTCTGCCCATTCTACAACGAGAGATTCCCATTATTGGCGATGAATTTGTTGATCCCACTTTCGGCACGGGTTGCGTAAAGGTGACTCCCGCCCATGACCCGAACGATTTTGATATGGGTAAGCGTCACAATCTGCCGTTAATCAACATTATGAACAAAGACGGCACTCTCAACGCCAATGCTGGGGAGTTTCAAGGACAAGACCGCTTTGTTGCTAGAAAAAATGTGGTTTCTCGCCTAGAAGCAGATGGCTTTTTGGTGAAGATTGAAGATTATAAGCATACCGTTCCCTACAGCGATCGCGGTAAAGTACCCATTGAACCCCTCCTCTCAACTCAATGGTTCGTCAAAATTCGCCCCTTAGCTGACAACACTCTCGAATTCCTTGACCAGCAAACTTCTCCAGAGTTTGTCCCCCAACGCTGGACTAAGGTCTATCGTGATTGGCTAGTAAAACTCAAAGATTGGTGTATCTCTCGCCAATTATGGTGGGGACACCAAATTCCGGCTTGGTACGCTATCAGTGAAACGGATGGACAAATTACCGATAACACGCCCTTTGTCGTAGCGAAATCGGAAGCTGAAGCTTGGGAAAAAGCTAAATTGCAATTTGGTGAAAATGTCAATTTAGAACAAGACCCAGATGTTCTAGATACTTGGTTTTCTTCTGGACTTTGGCCGTTTTCAACTTTGGGCTGGCCGGAACAAACTCAAGATTTAGCAACTTACTACCCGACTACTACTTTGGTGACAGGCTTTGACATCATCTTTTTCTGGGTAGCCAGAATGACCATGATGGCTGGGCATTTTACGCAGCAAATGCCTTTCCAAACGGTTTACATCCACGGCTTGGTGCTGGATGAAAAAGGTCAGAAGATGTCAAAGACCAAAGGTAATGGCATTGATCCGTTGTTATTAATTGACAAATATGGTACTGATGCGCTGCGGTATACCTTAATTAGGGAAGTGGCTGGCGCGGGTCAAGATATCCGCTTAGAATACGATCGCAAAAAGGATGAATCGGCATCAGTTGAGGCATCCCGCAACTTTGCAAACAAGTTGTGGAATGCTGCCCGATTTGTGATGATGAATTTGGATGGACAAACGCCGCAACAATTGGGGAACCCAGTAGCCACAGAATTGAGCGATCGCTGGATTATCTCGCGGTATCATCAAGTTATCAAACAAACCACCAATTACATTGATAATTACGGTTTAGGGGAAGCAGCAAAAGGACTCTACGAATTCATCTGGGGTGATTTCTGCGATCAGTATATTGAACTGGTGAAATCCAGATTGCAAGCAGATGCCGACCCAGCATCGCGCCGGGTAGCACAGCAAACCCTCGGCTACATACTAGAAGGGATTATGAAACTGCTTCATCCCTTCATGCCGCATATTACCGAGGAAATTTGGCAAACTCTTACCCAACAACCAGCAGATTCACCGCAAACTTTACCATTACAAATCTATCCCCAGATAGATGCAAACTTGATTGATTCAGCTTTGGAAGAACAGTTTGAATTGCTGATTGCTACTATCCGTACAATTCGGAATTTGCGGGCTGAAGCGGATATTAAACCAGGAGTCAAAGTAACAGCGAATTTGCAAACTGAAAGCAAAAAAGAGCGGGAAATCCTTACTGCAGGACAGTCTTATATTAAAGATTTGGCTAAGGTTGAAACTTTAAGCATTACTGACAAACAAGAAAACCAAACTGTTGCTCCCAAAAAACCTCAAAGGGGTTTGAAGACAATTGGCTTAATTATTGTGGCTATTATCTTTGGTAGATTGGGTTTAGCTGTTGGGTATGCCATTGATGACATTCCCATTGTCGGAACTTTCTTTGAACTAGTTGGTTTTGGTTACACAGCTTGGTTTATTAGCCAAAATTTACTAACTGCTCAAGCGAGACTTAGGTTATGGGGACGCTTTTTCCCGCAGAGAGAATTAGAACAACCACAAGAACCAGAAAATGCGATCGCAGGTGTAATTGGTACAATACAAGTGCTAATTCCTCTCAGCGGTGTGGTAGATATTGAAGTTGTGCGTGCCAAGTTAGAAAAAAGCTTGAGTAAAGCTGAAGCAGAAGTTCAGTCGCTGAATATCAGATTAAACAATCCTAGTTTTGTAGATAGAGCTAGAGCCGACGTGGTACAGGGGGCGCGGGATGCTTTGGCAGAAGCACAAAAGCAAGCAGAAATTTTGCGCGAGCGTTTGAAGGGATTGTCGTAG
- a CDS encoding DUF4915 domain-containing protein, whose amino-acid sequence MMAHLVVCLINFTVLVCHGWHTSQATSTFTTWNLAEKGCGLSTPTFSALSPDFSFVPRWHPKFISQLVSEDQCHLNGLAMVWN is encoded by the coding sequence ATGATGGCACACTTAGTGGTCTGTCTCATTAATTTTACAGTGTTAGTTTGCCACGGATGGCATACTTCACAGGCAACCTCAACATTCACGACCTGGAATTTGGCAGAGAAGGGCTGTGGATTGTCAACACCCACTTTTTCTGCCTTGAGTCCAGACTTCAGCTTTGTACCACGCTGGCATCCCAAATTTATTTCCCAATTAGTATCAGAAGATCAGTGCCACCTGAATGGGTTAGCGATGGTTTGGAATTAG
- a CDS encoding beta strand repeat-containing protein → MAEFQVNTENASNQNNSTVAIDADGDFVISWQSFGQDGSGYGIYAQRYNSFGVAQGSEFQVNTSTTNDQKNPTVAMDADGDFVISWQSLNQDGSGYGIYAQRYNSAGVAQGSEFKVNTENTSDQSNPTLAMDSDGDFVISWQSLNQDGSGYGIYAQRYNSAGVAQGSEFKVNTENADQQKNPVVAMDADGDFVISWQSYYQDGSYYGIYAQRYNSAGVAQGNEFKVNNTTNRSQSNPTVAMDSDGDFVISWQSLNQDGSGNGIYAQRYNSSGVAQGGEFQVNTYNSNDQKNPVVAMDTTGDFVISWSSYGQDTSYDGIYARRYNSAGVAQGVEFQVNTFTPNYQSNPTIAIAQDDNFVISWQSTNQDGSGDGIYAQLYKNSGVPPTITSGSASDLVYIENAITAIDSGITLSDADSPNLASATISITSGFASTQDTLAFSDQNGITGSYDSSTGVLTLIGNATVAKYQTVLRSITYNNSSDNPSTTPRTVSFVVNDGTANSTAVTRNINITAVNDIPITTASNSALTYTENATTTIDSGITLSDADSPNLSSATVSITSGFASAEDILAFTSQNGIMGNYNSSTGVLTLTGSSSVANYQTVLRSVTYTNSSDNPSTTPRTVSFVVNDGTANSSAVTRNINITVVNNAPVATASNSVLAYTENATTAIDSGITISDVDSSNLSSATVSITSGFVSAQDILAFSEQDGIMGNYNSSTGVLTLTGSATVANYQTALRSITYTNSSDNPSTTPRTVSFVVNDGTANSTAVTRNINITAVNDVPVGVNDSITTNKNTPIIISASTLLSNDTDVDVSDVLTITGFTEPSQGSLVNNNNGTYTYTPFENYYGSDNFTYTISDGQGGSSTATVNLTINEVTPPINGTLGADNLTGTGIMDIISGLQGNDTLNGLGDNDTLDGGDGNDFLDGGTGDDSLLGGKGNDTYIVDSIGDIITEAASAGTDLVKSSVSWVLGNNLENLTLTGTVAIDGTGNSLKNILIGNTAANTLSGGDGNDSLFGDSGNDTLDGGTGNDTLNGGLGSDSLVGGAGNDIYTVDNLNDIIVEGLNAGTDLVNSSVSWVLGNNLEKLTLTGSSAINGTGNNLNNILIGNTGANNLSGGDGNDSLFGSSGNDTLLGGAGNDTLDGGAGIDSLDGGAGNDIYTVDNLNDVIVEGLNAGTDLVKSSVSWVLVDNLENLTLTGSSAINGTGNSLNNILIGNTGANNLSGGDGNDSLIGGTGNDTLLGGAGNDTLDGGAGIDSLVGGDGDDIYTVDNLSDVIFEAASVGIDLVNSAVSWVLGDNLENLTLTGSKVINGTGNSLDNILTGNGGANILSGEGGNDSLFGGSGNDTLLSGAGDDILDGGAGIDSLVGGAGNDIYTVDNLSDIIVEGSNAGTDLVNSSVSWVLGNNLENLTLTGTKVINGTGNSLNNILTGNSGANILSGEGGNDRLFGNSGNDILDGGAGDDELTGGIGRDTLTGGTGQDSLYLTDTRTGGYDTITDFTVGDDTIFVSKAEFGLSQSQNTVLDSGLFRLGTIATTASDRFIYNQTTGNLFFDKDGVGGTAQVQIAQFSNQVALTSANITVIA, encoded by the coding sequence ATGGCTGAATTCCAAGTCAATACTGAGAACGCTAGTAATCAAAATAACTCCACAGTGGCAATTGATGCAGATGGGGATTTTGTTATCTCCTGGCAAAGCTTTGGTCAGGACGGGTCTGGCTATGGAATATATGCTCAACGCTACAACAGTTTTGGGGTAGCTCAAGGGAGCGAATTTCAAGTTAATACCTCCACTACCAACGACCAAAAGAACCCCACAGTAGCGATGGATGCAGACGGGGACTTTGTCATTTCCTGGCAAAGCCTGAATCAAGACGGTTCTGGCTATGGGATATATGCCCAACGCTACAACAGTGCTGGGGTGGCTCAAGGGAGCGAATTTAAAGTTAATACTGAGAACACCAGTGATCAAAGTAACCCCACATTAGCAATGGATTCAGATGGGGACTTTGTCATTTCCTGGCAAAGCCTGAATCAAGACGGTTCTGGCTATGGGATATATGCCCAACGCTACAACAGTGCTGGGGTGGCTCAAGGGAGTGAATTTAAAGTCAATACTGAGAACGCTGATCAGCAAAAGAACCCCGTAGTAGCGATGGATGCAGATGGGGACTTTGTCATTTCCTGGCAAAGCTATTATCAGGATGGGTCTTACTATGGGATATATGCCCAACGCTACAACAGTGCTGGGGTAGCTCAAGGGAACGAATTTAAAGTCAATAACACCACCAACAGATCACAATCGAATCCCACAGTAGCGATGGATTCAGATGGGGACTTTGTTATTTCCTGGCAAAGCCTTAATCAAGACGGGTCTGGCAATGGAATATATGCTCAACGCTACAACAGTTCCGGGGTAGCTCAAGGGGGCGAATTCCAAGTCAATACTTACAACAGCAACGATCAAAAAAACCCAGTAGTAGCAATGGATACAACTGGGGACTTTGTTATTTCCTGGTCTAGCTATGGTCAGGACACATCTTATGATGGGATATATGCCCGACGCTACAACAGTGCCGGGGTAGCTCAAGGGGTCGAATTCCAAGTCAATACCTTCACCCCTAACTATCAATCTAACCCCACAATAGCGATCGCTCAAGATGATAACTTTGTCATTTCCTGGCAAAGCACTAATCAAGATGGGTCTGGCGATGGCATATATGCCCAACTATACAAAAACAGTGGGGTTCCCCCGACTATCACTTCTGGTTCGGCCTCTGACTTGGTATACATCGAGAACGCCATTACAGCCATTGACTCAGGCATCACCCTCAGCGATGCAGACTCCCCCAACCTAGCTAGTGCCACTATCAGCATTACCAGTGGTTTCGCCTCTACTCAAGACACCCTCGCCTTCAGCGACCAAAATGGGATTACGGGCAGCTACGACAGTAGCACAGGTGTCTTAACCTTAATCGGCAATGCCACCGTTGCTAAGTATCAAACTGTACTGCGTTCTATTACTTATAACAACAGCAGTGATAACCCCAGTACTACACCTCGTACCGTCAGCTTTGTCGTCAATGATGGGACTGCTAATAGTACTGCCGTTACCCGGAATATTAATATTACGGCAGTTAACGATATACCTATTACTACTGCTAGCAACTCTGCCCTGACATACACTGAGAACGCCACTACAACCATCGACTCAGGCATCACCCTCAGCGATGCAGACTCACCCAACCTTTCCAGTGCCACTGTCAGTATTACCAGTGGTTTTGCTTCTGCTGAAGACATCCTCGCCTTCACCAGCCAGAATGGGATTATGGGCAACTACAACAGCAGCACAGGCGTTTTAACCTTAACTGGCAGTTCCAGCGTTGCTAATTATCAAACCGTGCTGCGTTCTGTTACTTATACCAACAGCAGCGACAACCCCAGTACTACACCTCGTACCGTCAGCTTTGTGGTTAATGATGGGACTGCTAATAGTAGCGCCGTTACCCGCAATATTAATATTACAGTGGTGAATAATGCGCCCGTTGCTACTGCCAGCAACTCTGTCCTGGCATACACTGAGAACGCCACTACAGCCATCGACTCAGGCATCACCATCAGCGATGTAGACTCCTCCAACCTTTCCAGTGCCACTGTCAGCATTACCAGTGGTTTCGTCTCTGCTCAAGACATCCTCGCCTTCAGCGAGCAAGATGGAATCATGGGCAACTACAACAGTAGCACAGGCGTCTTAACCTTAACTGGCAGTGCCACTGTTGCTAACTATCAAACTGCACTGCGTTCTATTACTTATACCAACAGCAGTGATAACCCTAGTACTACGCCTCGTACCGTCAGTTTTGTCGTCAATGATGGAACTGCTAATAGTACTGCTGTTACCCGAAATATTAATATTACGGCAGTTAACGATGTGCCCGTTGGTGTTAACGACAGCATCACCACAAACAAAAACACACCCATTATCATTAGCGCTAGTACTCTGTTGAGCAATGATACAGATGTCGATGTTAGTGACGTATTGACCATTACTGGCTTCACTGAACCTAGCCAAGGAAGCTTAGTTAACAACAACAACGGTACTTACACTTATACGCCCTTTGAAAACTATTATGGCTCCGACAACTTCACTTACACCATAAGTGATGGGCAAGGAGGCAGTAGCACTGCTACCGTCAACTTGACCATTAATGAAGTCACGCCTCCCATTAATGGCACTTTAGGTGCAGATAACCTGACTGGTACAGGGATCATGGATATCATCTCAGGGTTGCAGGGCAACGACACCCTCAACGGACTAGGTGATAACGACACTCTCGATGGCGGCGATGGAAATGATTTCTTAGATGGTGGTACAGGAGATGACAGTCTCCTTGGTGGTAAAGGCAATGACACTTATATAGTGGACAGCATCGGTGACATTATTACTGAAGCCGCCAGTGCAGGCACAGATTTAGTTAAATCTTCAGTAAGTTGGGTATTGGGAAATAACCTGGAGAACTTGACCCTGACCGGAACCGTCGCAATCGATGGTACTGGTAACAGCCTTAAGAACATTCTTATAGGGAATACTGCTGCTAACACCTTGAGCGGAGGAGATGGTAACGACAGCCTCTTTGGTGATTCAGGCAATGACACCTTGGATGGAGGTACAGGTAATGACACCTTGAATGGAGGTTTGGGATCTGATAGTCTTGTTGGTGGAGCAGGCAACGACATTTACACTGTAGATAACCTGAACGATATTATTGTTGAAGGCTTAAATGCAGGCACAGATTTAGTCAATTCTTCAGTAAGTTGGGTGTTGGGAAATAACCTGGAAAAGTTGACCCTGACTGGAAGCTCGGCAATCAATGGTACTGGTAACAACCTTAATAACATCCTCATAGGAAATACTGGCGCTAACAACTTGAGCGGAGGAGATGGTAACGACAGCCTCTTTGGTAGCTCAGGCAATGATACCTTGTTGGGCGGTGCAGGTAATGACACCTTGGATGGAGGTGCAGGAATTGACAGTCTTGATGGTGGAGCAGGCAATGACATTTACACTGTAGACAACCTAAACGATGTTATTGTTGAAGGCTTAAATGCAGGCACAGATTTAGTTAAGTCTTCGGTGAGTTGGGTGTTAGTAGATAACCTAGAGAACTTGACACTGACTGGAAGCTCGGCAATCAACGGTACTGGTAACAGTCTTAATAATATCCTCATAGGAAATACTGGCGCTAACAACTTGAGTGGAGGAGATGGTAACGACAGCCTGATTGGTGGTACAGGCAATGACACTTTGTTGGGCGGTGCAGGCAATGACACCTTGGATGGAGGTGCGGGGATTGACAGTCTTGTTGGTGGAGATGGTGATGACATTTACACTGTAGACAACCTCAGCGATGTTATTTTTGAAGCCGCCAGTGTAGGCATAGATTTAGTCAACTCTGCTGTGAGTTGGGTGTTGGGAGATAACCTGGAGAATTTAACCCTGACTGGTAGTAAGGTAATCAATGGTACTGGTAACAGCCTTGATAATATCCTTACGGGAAATGGTGGCGCTAACATCTTGAGCGGAGAAGGTGGCAATGATAGCCTCTTTGGTGGCTCAGGCAATGACACTTTGTTGAGCGGTGCAGGTGATGATATTTTGGATGGGGGTGCAGGGATTGACAGTCTTGTTGGTGGAGCAGGCAATGACATCTACACTGTTGACAACCTCAGCGATATTATTGTCGAAGGCTCAAATGCTGGCACAGATTTAGTCAATTCTTCGGTGAGTTGGGTGTTGGGAAATAACCTGGAGAACTTGACCCTGACTGGAACCAAGGTCATCAATGGTACTGGTAACAGCCTTAATAATATCCTTACGGGAAATAGTGGCGCTAACATTTTAAGCGGAGAAGGTGGCAACGATCGCCTCTTCGGTAACTCAGGCAATGATATCTTGGATGGAGGTGCAGGTGACGACGAACTCACCGGTGGAATTGGTCGAGATACGCTAACTGGTGGAACTGGGCAAGATAGCTTATATCTGACTGATACCCGCACTGGTGGCTATGATACTATTACTGATTTTACTGTTGGAGATGATACTATCTTTGTTTCCAAGGCAGAATTCGGACTGAGTCAATCTCAGAATACTGTACTTGATTCTGGCTTGTTCCGACTTGGTACTATTGCGACAACCGCAAGCGATCGCTTTATCTACAATCAAACTACGGGTAACCTATTCTTTGATAAAGATGGGGTTGGTGGTACAGCACAAGTTCAAATAGCTCAGTTCTCGAATCAGGTAGCGCTTACTAGTGCAAATATTACTGTGATTGCCTAA
- a CDS encoding ABC1 kinase family protein — protein MIVKTLPPSSQLIQEDSRNGTNRRGELDVIDIVPEENGTQGLVVRRRSPSQTSPSLLAAQKLRTTAQPETLYDPVGIAAHYQNRKVQVVRRIFAVLGPTLSFAFGLWSDSKRGIVVKNDRRRATQLRELLTQLGPAYIKIGQALSTRPDLVPPVYLEELTRLQDQLPPFPNEIAYQFITEELGAPPEEVYAELSAQPIAAASLGQVYKGKLKTGEEVAVKVQRPDLREGITIDLYILRNLAAWVQKKVKRVRSDLVGILDELGDRIFEEMDYIHEGENAERFFELYGHIKDIYVPEIYWEYTNRRVLTMEWINGTKLTQTAEISAQGIDARYLIEVGVQCSLRQLLEHGFFHADPHPGNLLATPDGKLAYLDFGMMSEIKPPQRYGLIEAIVHVVNRDFEGLAKDYVKLDFLSPETDLTPIIPAFARVFADAEGASVADLNIKSITDELSALMYEYPFRVPPYYALIIRSLVTLEGIAIFIDPNFKVLSEAYPYVSKRLLTDPAPQLRASLQDLLFKDGRFRWNRLENLLKNARNSQDYDFNLVLNQGIEFLSSERGAFIRDKLVDESVNGLDALGKNVLHNFTSLLRERVGLTAVNETPAATVEQQQTLQHIKRILGILQETRGFDPVQLASQIAQLLVNSDVQRLGQQIASRFTQKAVARLIRQLLIT, from the coding sequence ATGATTGTTAAGACACTTCCCCCTAGTTCCCAACTGATTCAGGAGGACAGTCGCAACGGCACAAATCGCCGAGGCGAACTGGACGTTATAGATATAGTGCCAGAAGAAAATGGTACACAAGGCTTGGTAGTGCGTAGGCGTAGCCCATCGCAGACATCACCATCCCTCTTAGCTGCTCAAAAGCTCAGGACAACTGCTCAACCGGAGACGCTTTACGATCCCGTAGGCATAGCGGCGCATTACCAAAATAGAAAAGTGCAAGTTGTACGGCGGATTTTCGCCGTGTTGGGGCCGACCCTATCTTTTGCTTTTGGGTTGTGGTCGGATAGTAAACGGGGAATTGTCGTCAAAAATGATCGCCGCCGAGCCACTCAGTTACGAGAATTACTGACGCAACTGGGGCCTGCTTACATCAAAATTGGACAAGCTTTGTCCACCAGACCGGATCTAGTTCCTCCTGTATACCTAGAAGAATTAACTAGGCTACAAGACCAATTACCGCCTTTTCCCAACGAAATTGCCTACCAGTTTATCACAGAAGAACTAGGTGCACCTCCAGAAGAGGTTTACGCCGAACTCTCAGCCCAACCAATTGCTGCGGCTTCGTTGGGGCAAGTTTATAAAGGTAAGCTAAAAACTGGTGAAGAAGTCGCTGTTAAAGTTCAACGCCCTGACTTAAGAGAGGGGATCACCATTGACTTGTATATCTTGCGTAACCTCGCTGCTTGGGTGCAGAAAAAGGTCAAACGGGTAAGAAGTGACTTAGTTGGGATTCTTGATGAATTAGGCGATCGCATCTTTGAAGAGATGGACTACATCCATGAGGGCGAAAATGCCGAACGATTTTTCGAGCTATATGGTCATATAAAAGACATATACGTACCGGAAATTTACTGGGAATACACCAATCGTCGCGTCTTGACGATGGAGTGGATTAACGGCACCAAATTAACCCAGACAGCAGAAATTAGCGCCCAAGGTATAGATGCTCGTTATCTAATTGAAGTGGGTGTGCAGTGTTCCCTGCGCCAGTTGCTAGAACACGGATTTTTCCATGCAGATCCCCACCCTGGTAATTTATTAGCAACACCAGATGGCAAATTGGCTTATCTCGACTTTGGAATGATGAGCGAGATTAAGCCACCACAGCGTTATGGATTAATTGAAGCGATCGTCCACGTCGTCAACCGCGACTTTGAAGGATTAGCAAAAGACTACGTTAAGTTAGATTTCTTATCACCAGAAACCGATTTAACACCAATTATCCCAGCTTTTGCCAGAGTCTTTGCTGATGCCGAAGGAGCCAGTGTTGCCGATCTTAATATTAAAAGCATCACCGATGAACTATCTGCTTTGATGTATGAATATCCTTTCCGCGTACCACCCTACTACGCTTTAATTATTCGCTCCCTCGTGACACTGGAAGGTATTGCAATATTTATAGATCCGAACTTTAAAGTCCTCAGCGAAGCTTATCCCTACGTTTCTAAACGCCTGTTAACCGACCCAGCACCGCAATTAAGAGCATCATTGCAAGATTTGCTATTTAAAGATGGCAGATTTCGCTGGAATCGCTTAGAAAACTTATTAAAAAATGCGCGCAATAGTCAAGACTACGACTTTAATTTAGTGCTGAATCAGGGGATAGAATTTTTGTCATCTGAACGCGGTGCTTTTATTCGTGACAAACTAGTAGATGAATCTGTCAACGGACTCGACGCTTTAGGTAAAAATGTTTTGCATAACTTTACCTCCCTGTTGCGGGAACGAGTAGGATTGACAGCAGTTAATGAAACTCCAGCGGCTACAGTTGAGCAACAACAAACGTTGCAGCATATCAAACGTATATTGGGCATTCTTCAAGAAACAAGAGGCTTTGACCCAGTGCAACTAGCGTCCCAAATTGCCCAGTTATTGGTAAATTCAGATGTACAGCGTTTGGGTCAACAAATTGCTAGCCGCTTCACGCAAAAAGCAGTAGCCAGGTTAATTCGGCAATTATTGATAACGTAG
- the cysC gene encoding adenylyl-sulfate kinase, which yields MRQKEYGMTIWFTGLSGAGKTTICQFVEKELRIQGYRVEVLDGDAVRQNLCKGLGFSKEDREENIRRIGFVASLLARNNVIVLVSAISPYRKIREEVRQSIPSFIEVYVNASLEVCEQRDVKGLYKKARSGQIKHFTGIDDPYEIPFSPEVECKTNQESIAESATKVLEKLEELGYTTAKVNNL from the coding sequence ATGAGACAAAAAGAATATGGTATGACAATATGGTTCACTGGTTTAAGTGGTGCAGGTAAAACTACTATCTGTCAATTCGTAGAGAAGGAACTGCGGATACAGGGATATAGAGTTGAAGTTCTGGATGGCGACGCGGTACGTCAAAACTTATGCAAAGGGTTGGGTTTCAGTAAAGAGGATCGAGAAGAGAATATTCGGCGCATTGGCTTTGTAGCTAGCCTTCTGGCCAGAAATAATGTAATTGTATTGGTTTCAGCCATTTCTCCCTACCGCAAAATTCGGGAAGAAGTGCGCCAAAGTATTCCATCTTTCATTGAAGTGTACGTCAATGCATCATTAGAAGTTTGTGAACAGCGAGATGTGAAAGGGTTATATAAAAAAGCTAGATCCGGGCAAATTAAGCACTTCACTGGTATTGATGATCCTTATGAAATACCATTCAGTCCTGAAGTCGAATGCAAAACTAACCAAGAAAGCATTGCTGAAAGTGCAACTAAGGTTTTAGAAAAGCTGGAAGAGTTGGGTTATACAACTGCTAAAGTGAATAATTTATGA